In Solanum pennellii chromosome 3, SPENNV200, a single window of DNA contains:
- the LOC107014846 gene encoding uncharacterized protein LOC107014846, translated as MKAAAAMVNTVTLSNSTFWHKPISRINQNFKIRASISTSGNMVAPAIIVGGGRVGRALQDLGNGDDVLVKRGEPVPIDFVGPILVCTRNDDLEAVLDATPKSRWSDLVFFQNGMLEPWFQSKGLGDADQVLAYFAVSKLGEPPTDGKTDTNPEGLTAAYGKWASAVAARLQNGGLSCKVLDKEPFQKQMLEKLIWICAFMLVGARHPGATVGAVEKEYRAEVSKLIAELAAAAAAEKGLVFEDAMEDRLCAYSRAVAHFPTAVKEFKWRNGWFYSLSEKAIAEGKPDPCPLHTAWLKELKIV; from the exons ATGAAGGCAGCAGCAGCAATGGTGAACACTGTCACTCTCTCTAACTCAACATTTTGGCACAAACCAATTTCAAGAATCAACcagaattttaaaattagagCATCAATTTCCACCTCAGGCAACATGGTTGCTCCTGCTATCATAGTTGGAGGTGGACGTGTGGGAAGAGCTTTACAAGATTTGGGTAATGGAGATGATGTTTTGGTTAAAAGGGGTGAACCAGTACCTATTGATTTTGTAGGTCCAATATTGGTTTGCACTAGGAATGATGATCTTGAAGCTGTTCTTGACGCTACCCCTAAATCTCGTTGGAGCG ATTTGGTATTTTTCCAGAATGGGATGCTAGAGCCTTGGTTCCAAAGTAAAGGCCTTGGTGATGCAGACCAAGTTTTGGCATATTTTGCTGTATCAAAGCTTGGTGAACCCCCAACTGATGGGAAAACTGATACAAATCCAGAAGGATTGACTGCGGCTTATGGGAAATGGGCATCTGCAGTGGCTGCAAGATTGCAGAATGGAGGACTCTCTTGCAAG GTACTTGATAAGGAGCCTTTTCAGAAGCAAATGCTGGAGAAGCTTATATGGATATGTGCTTTCATGCTTGTTGGAGCTCGCCATCCTGGAGCAACAGTAGGAGCTGTTGAAAAAGAGTACCGCGCTGAG GTGTCAAAACTAATTGCTGAGCTTGCGGCTGCAGCAGCTGCAGAGAAAGGTCTTGTTTTTGAGGACGCCATGGAGGACAGGCTCTGCGCTTACTCACGAGCAGTTGCACACTTTCCAACGGCTGTCAAGGAG TTCAAATGGAGAAACGGATGGTTCTATTCACTCTCTGAGAAGGCAATTGCAGAAGGGAAACCAGATCCATGCCCATTGCATACTGCATGGCTTAAAGAACTAAAAATAGTCTAA
- the LOC107014845 gene encoding probable polygalacturonase, with translation MADSFKLQHRKLEYRRLIPAFLLSHHTLLTILWIVGFILIVIWQRTAVERLLIYRGLASPTRPIPMLRPLVFNLSDFGAVGDGVTVNTKAFETAISEIRKRGGGQLNVEPGHWLTAPFNLTSHMTLFLAENAVILGIDDENYWPLLPPLPSYGYGRERRGPRYGSLIHGQNLKDVVITGHNGTINGQGRSWWEKYRKKLLNHTRGPLLQLMWSRDIYISDVTFRDSPFWTLHPYDCQNVVIRNVTILAPLTEAPNTDGIDPDSCVDMVIEDSYISVGDDGVAIKSGWDQYGIAYSRPSSNITIRNLIVRSMISAGVSIGSEMSGGVSNIIVENLLIWNSKRGIRIKTSPGRGGHIRHVIYRNLTLQNVRVGIVIKTDYNEHPDEGYDPNALPVIEDISFTGIRGQGVRIPARIYGSAEIPVQNITFQDMSVGITYKKKRIFQCSFVQGRVIGRIFPAPCENLDWYDDGGKLIRQSIKKNTKDLDYDG, from the exons ATGGCGGATTCCTTCAAACTCCAGCACCGAAAACTTGAATACAGGCGTTTGATTCCGGCATTTCTGTTGTCTCATCACACTCTTCTTACTATTCTCTGGATCGTTGGATTTATTCTGATCGTCATTTGGCAAAGGACTGCAGTGGAACGGCTTCTGATATATCGAGGTTTGGCATCACCTACGAGACCTATCCCTATGCTACGGCCTCTAGTCTTCAATCTCTCCGATTTCGGAGCGGTTGGCGATGGCGTAACGGTAAACACAAAGGCATTTGAGACGGCAATTTCGGAAATTCGGAAGCGAGGTGGTGGTCAGCTCAATGTTGAGCCTGGTCATTGGCTTACGGCGCCGTTTAATCTCACGAGCCACATGACGCTCTTCCTCGCTGAAAATGCAGTTATTCTTGGAATTGAT GATGAGAACTATTGGCCACTACTGCCTCCTTTGCCATCATATGGGTACGGAAGAGAACGTCGCGGGCCGCGTTATGGAAGTTTAATCCATGGGCAAAACCTTAAGGATGTTGTCATAACAG GGCATAATGGTACCATTAATGGACAAGGCCGATCATGGTGGGAGAAATACCGCAAAAAACTTTTGAATCACACAAGGGGGCCACTTCTTCAACTCATGTGGTCAAGAGACATTTACATTTCTGATGTTACATTTCGGGATTCTCCATTCTGGACCCTTCACCCTTACGACTGCCAAAATGTTGTTATAAGAAATGTAACAATTCTGGCTCCACTGACTGAGGCCCCAAACACTGATGGGATAGACCCTG ATTCATGCGTGGATATGGTGATAGAAGATAGTTATATAAGTGTCGGGGATGATGGAGTCGCAATCAAGAGTGGCTGGGATCAGTATGGAATTGCATATTCCCGTCCGTCTTCCAATATCACTATACGTAACCTCATAGTGCGCTCAATGATTAG TGCTGGAGTATCAATTGGGAGTGAAATGTCTGGTGGAGTGTCAAATATAATAGTGGAGAATCTCCTTATATGGAACTCAAAAAGAGGAATAAGAATTAAAACTAGCCCTGGCAGGGGTGGTCATATCCGACATGTTATCTACCGCAACCTGACCCTACAGAATGTTCGTGTGGGCATTGTAATTAAGACCGACTACAATGAGCATCCTGATGAAGGCTATGATCCAAATGCTCTTCCAGTTATTGAGGACATAAGCTTTACTGGTATTCGTGGACAGGGAGTTCGTATTCCAGCACGTATTTATGGGAGCGCTGAGATTCCTGTTCAGAATATTACTTTTCAGGACATGTCTGTAGGAATTACATACAAGAAGAAGCGTATCTTCCAATGTTCTTTTGTTCAAGGACGTGTTATTGGCAGAATCTTCCCTGCTCCATGTGAGAATCTTGATTGGTATGATGATGGAGGAAAACTAATTAGGCAATCAATAAAAAAGAATACAAAGGACTTGGATTATGATGGTTGA
- the LOC107015473 gene encoding uncharacterized protein LOC107015473 produces the protein MALDSIITSPHRRSQTQTAFSSTDPKKNQYSRSNELGSCSTVLQRHRFLLTALGLLAFLCTIYLYFAVTLGAGDSCSDLTGTQKAACYVERGKAHMGKGKLKFF, from the coding sequence ATGGCTCTTGACAGCATAATAACTTCTCCTCATAGGAGGTCACAGACACAAACAGCATTTTCATCTACtgatccaaagaagaatcaATACTCTCGAAGCAATGAGCTTGGGAGCTGTTCAACAGTACTTCAGCGCCACCGGTTCCTTCTAACTGCACTTGGCCTCCTAGCTTTTCTCTGCACTATCTATCTTTACTTTGCAGTCACTCTAGGGGCTGGTGACTCCTGTTCTGACTTGACAGGGACTCAAAAAGCAGCATGTTATGTGGAGCGCGGGAAAGCACACATGGGCAAAGGAAAACTCAAGTTCTTTTAG